From Roseburia hominis, the proteins below share one genomic window:
- a CDS encoding solute carrier family 23 protein yields the protein MKMTYGINDKVPIAKAIPLAMQHVFVIFTGTIVGSTLLAQGAGLGVNETALIIQCGMLACCLASMIQSFGIKIGNFQIGSKLPIITAGSYTLITPMVMFANDPDIGLGGSFGAAIVGSLVLFLAGPVLIKYLHRYFTPVVTGTVVLTVGLSLVTTAVQKMVAYNPEGPDVWKFFAIAGFCGILALLIDMFAKGFLQSLSLLISIVIGYILCVALGVVDFSSMREAAWVAVPKPLNWGISFNIGAIITVCFVHIATLMENIGDTTSIVSNAEDRIPTRNELMQTIRGDAFGSVIAGFLNGLPVCSATQNAGVLAMSGCASRWVTGLGAIIFGVFAFFPKISQILALIPDPVLGGVLMVAFGSIMASGIRVIGMGRMTKRSMTIVGVALAVGIGGQYAQDYLVFLPTTILTIFTGISGSAIIALVLNIILPKTDEDREYDKEFQKSIGMEVDK from the coding sequence ATGAAGATGACATATGGCATTAATGATAAGGTACCTATAGCAAAAGCGATTCCACTGGCTATGCAGCACGTATTTGTAATTTTTACAGGAACAATTGTAGGAAGTACATTGCTGGCACAGGGAGCCGGACTGGGCGTAAATGAGACGGCATTGATCATACAGTGTGGTATGCTGGCGTGCTGTCTGGCAAGTATGATTCAGTCATTCGGTATCAAGATCGGCAATTTCCAGATTGGTTCAAAACTTCCGATCATTACAGCCGGAAGCTATACACTTATCACGCCAATGGTTATGTTTGCTAATGATCCGGATATCGGATTGGGAGGATCTTTTGGAGCTGCGATTGTAGGAAGCTTGGTGCTGTTCCTGGCAGGCCCGGTCCTGATCAAATATCTGCATCGCTATTTTACACCGGTCGTTACGGGAACCGTTGTACTTACCGTTGGTCTTAGCCTGGTAACAACGGCCGTACAGAAGATGGTTGCTTATAATCCTGAAGGACCGGATGTATGGAAATTTTTTGCAATCGCAGGTTTCTGCGGAATTTTAGCATTGCTTATCGATATGTTTGCCAAGGGCTTCCTTCAGTCTCTGTCATTATTGATTTCCATCGTTATTGGTTATATTCTTTGTGTTGCCCTCGGAGTTGTTGATTTTTCATCTATGCGCGAAGCTGCATGGGTAGCAGTTCCGAAACCGCTTAACTGGGGTATTTCTTTTAATATTGGTGCAATCATTACAGTATGCTTCGTACATATTGCGACTTTGATGGAAAATATCGGAGATACAACAAGTATCGTAAGTAACGCAGAAGACAGAATTCCGACCAGAAATGAGTTGATGCAGACAATCCGAGGAGATGCTTTCGGTAGTGTTATCGCAGGCTTCCTGAACGGACTTCCGGTATGTTCCGCTACACAGAATGCTGGTGTACTTGCTATGTCAGGATGTGCAAGCCGCTGGGTAACCGGTCTTGGAGCTATTATCTTCGGTGTATTCGCATTCTTCCCGAAAATTTCTCAGATTCTTGCTCTGATTCCTGACCCGGTACTCGGAGGAGTTCTCATGGTAGCATTCGGAAGCATCATGGCAAGCGGTATCCGTGTAATCGGAATGGGCCGTATGACCAAGAGAAGTATGACGATTGTAGGTGTAGCGCTTGCGGTAGGTATCGGCGGACAGTATGCACAGGATTATCTTGTGTTCCTGCCGACAACCATTCTTACAATCTTCACAGGAATTTCCGGTAGTGCAATCATAGCATTAGTTCTTAACATTATTCTTCCTAAGACAGACGAGGATAGAGAATATGATAAGGAATTCCAGAAATCTATCGGTATGGAAGTAGATAAATAG
- a CDS encoding (2Fe-2S)-binding protein, giving the protein MEVIHFNLNGEDRELKIEKGQRLLDILRDVYHMTGTKCGCSTGDCGACMVVMNGEAVRSCLINAGKLEGSRVLTIEGMSDGEHLHPIQQAFIDAGAIQCGFCTPGMIMSAKALLDKNPNPTEAEVRKAISPNLCRCTGYEKIVEAILLAADRLGR; this is encoded by the coding sequence ATGGAAGTAATTCATTTTAATCTAAACGGAGAAGATCGGGAACTGAAGATCGAAAAAGGACAGAGACTGCTTGATATTTTGCGGGATGTTTATCACATGACAGGAACCAAATGTGGCTGCAGTACAGGTGATTGCGGGGCATGTATGGTCGTGATGAACGGTGAGGCGGTTCGTTCCTGTCTTATTAATGCCGGCAAGCTGGAAGGAAGCAGAGTTCTTACCATAGAGGGTATGAGCGATGGAGAACATTTACATCCGATTCAGCAGGCATTTATCGATGCGGGAGCGATACAGTGCGGTTTCTGTACTCCGGGGATGATCATGTCGGCGAAAGCTTTGCTTGATAAGAATCCAAATCCGACAGAAGCGGAAGTGAGAAAAGCGATCAGCCCGAACCTGTGCAGATGCACGGGCTATGAAAAAATTGTCGAAGCAATTCTATTGGCTGCTGACAGATTGGGGAGGTAG
- a CDS encoding flavodoxin family protein, with the protein MVKILGICGSPRQKSSYTALQAALSAAEAQGDVETELISLRAKKINPCIHCNKCLRDEADRCTIYTDDMTEIYDKFYEADGIIIISPVYDMNITPQLSAFMSRFRSAWRISARDQYFFTKKVGAAMSVGGTRNGGQEGVIHCIMNFYNTHGITICNGGGEVYAGAALWSPGDGSQTMDDPIGLRNAQTLGAKVAVMAKIMKNADI; encoded by the coding sequence ATGGTAAAAATTCTCGGTATTTGCGGAAGTCCCAGACAAAAATCGTCCTATACGGCACTTCAGGCAGCTTTATCTGCAGCAGAGGCACAGGGAGATGTGGAAACAGAACTTATCTCACTCAGAGCTAAGAAGATCAACCCCTGTATACACTGTAACAAGTGTCTGCGCGATGAGGCGGACAGATGTACCATCTATACGGATGATATGACGGAGATCTATGATAAGTTCTATGAGGCAGATGGAATCATCATCATATCACCGGTATACGACATGAATATTACCCCGCAGCTTTCGGCATTTATGAGCCGTTTCCGTTCAGCATGGAGAATCAGCGCGAGAGATCAGTACTTCTTTACCAAGAAGGTGGGAGCAGCGATGAGCGTTGGCGGAACACGTAACGGCGGTCAGGAAGGCGTGATCCATTGTATCATGAACTTCTATAATACACACGGAATCACAATCTGCAACGGTGGCGGTGAAGTGTATGCCGGAGCAGCTCTGTGGAGTCCCGGAGACGGATCTCAGACAATGGATGATCCGATCGGCTTAAGGAATGCACAGACTCTTGGAGCGAAGGTTGCGGTTATGGCAAAGATTATGAAAAATGCAGATATATAA
- a CDS encoding molybdopterin cofactor-binding domain-containing protein encodes MKGDVIKNGVVGKTKPVRDAIQKVTGEIRYVGDMKLPHMLHAKVLFSTVAHGKIRKIDTSKAEALPGVRAVVCYKDAPKVRYNSNGEDRNDFPSEMIFEDHVRYVGDKVAAVAADTPKIAEQAVKLIEVEYEELPFYLDPEEAMKEGAAPIHENGNILQEVHMSSGDVDQAFQDAYRVYERRFTLPAVHHSAMEPHGCIADYSADGKLTIYTPTQDTFGQRDNLQRIFGLPMNKIRVVNPVMGGGFGGKIDLITEPVAALLSMKTRKPVKLVYTRAEAIASSRTRHGMVVYNKMGVDREGNITALDIKAIVNAGAQTSCTMSVTWAMGGKIFKNLKTKNIRFHGIPVYTNTEPAGAMRGFGSPQAFFGEQCMINTIAKDLGISVAKMQMRNLVEPFDVDPGNQSSHGNARVRKCLEKGMELLEYEDAMKEQELSKKENGRYRIGVGIACGAHGNGLYGIMPDTTAVTIKMNEDGSATLMTGVSDMGNGSVTVQIMVASETLGIPMEKFACVQADTEATMFDMGAYASRGTFVGVSAALKTARKVREVLAEEASKLLEVPAEDLEFANEEVFSVRDESKRATLKEVMTHAMKVTQRDVCISETFASSAAPMSYGAHLVKVQVDTQTGEVQPLKYVSVHDIGKAINPGNLEGQMQGGIQMGLGYALTEEIRRDPKTGKVQNATYKKYQIFRADKMPEIKVAMIEDNEESGPFGAKSIGECAVVPSPGAVVNAVSNALDCEFMDIPLTPERVLKAIK; translated from the coding sequence ATGAAAGGTGATGTGATTAAAAACGGAGTAGTTGGTAAGACAAAGCCTGTTCGTGATGCAATCCAGAAGGTGACAGGAGAGATTCGGTATGTAGGTGACATGAAGCTGCCTCATATGCTGCACGCAAAGGTGTTGTTCAGCACGGTTGCTCATGGAAAGATCAGGAAGATAGACACTTCAAAGGCTGAGGCGCTTCCGGGAGTAAGAGCAGTTGTATGCTATAAGGATGCCCCGAAGGTGCGGTATAACAGTAACGGAGAAGACCGGAACGACTTTCCGTCCGAGATGATATTTGAAGATCATGTGCGCTATGTCGGTGACAAAGTAGCGGCGGTAGCGGCAGATACACCGAAGATAGCGGAACAGGCGGTAAAGCTCATAGAGGTTGAATATGAGGAGCTGCCTTTCTACCTGGATCCGGAGGAGGCCATGAAGGAAGGGGCTGCCCCGATTCATGAGAATGGCAATATCCTGCAAGAGGTTCATATGTCAAGCGGTGATGTAGACCAGGCATTTCAGGATGCGTATCGTGTCTATGAGAGAAGATTTACATTACCGGCTGTTCATCACAGCGCGATGGAGCCGCATGGATGTATCGCGGATTATTCGGCGGACGGGAAACTGACCATCTATACTCCGACCCAGGATACTTTTGGACAGAGGGATAATCTTCAGAGAATCTTTGGCCTTCCCATGAATAAAATACGGGTGGTCAATCCTGTTATGGGCGGTGGATTCGGAGGAAAAATAGATCTGATCACCGAACCGGTGGCGGCACTTTTGTCCATGAAGACCCGGAAACCGGTAAAGCTTGTTTATACCCGTGCGGAGGCGATCGCAAGCAGCCGTACCAGACACGGAATGGTGGTCTACAATAAGATGGGCGTGGACCGTGAAGGCAATATCACGGCACTGGACATCAAGGCGATCGTCAATGCCGGTGCACAGACCAGCTGTACCATGAGTGTGACCTGGGCGATGGGCGGTAAAATATTTAAGAATCTAAAGACAAAAAATATACGGTTCCATGGAATCCCGGTATATACGAATACCGAGCCGGCAGGTGCCATGAGAGGCTTCGGCTCTCCGCAGGCATTTTTCGGCGAACAGTGTATGATCAATACGATTGCAAAGGATCTCGGAATCAGTGTCGCCAAGATGCAGATGAGGAACCTGGTGGAGCCGTTTGATGTGGATCCGGGCAATCAGTCCTCACACGGCAATGCGAGGGTCAGAAAATGTCTGGAAAAGGGAATGGAGCTTCTGGAATACGAGGATGCCATGAAGGAGCAGGAACTGTCAAAGAAAGAAAATGGCCGTTACCGCATCGGAGTGGGGATTGCCTGCGGTGCGCATGGAAACGGGCTGTATGGCATTATGCCGGATACGACTGCGGTGACGATCAAGATGAATGAGGACGGCTCCGCCACACTTATGACCGGTGTAAGCGACATGGGAAATGGTTCCGTGACAGTACAGATCATGGTGGCGTCAGAAACTCTTGGCATTCCAATGGAGAAGTTTGCATGCGTGCAGGCAGACACGGAGGCTACGATGTTCGACATGGGGGCCTATGCCAGCAGAGGAACCTTTGTGGGTGTCAGTGCAGCGCTTAAAACGGCGAGAAAAGTAAGAGAGGTTCTTGCAGAGGAGGCTTCAAAGCTGCTTGAGGTTCCGGCGGAGGATCTGGAATTTGCAAATGAGGAAGTCTTCAGCGTCAGGGATGAATCGAAACGGGCAACTTTGAAAGAGGTCATGACTCATGCGATGAAGGTGACGCAGCGGGATGTCTGTATATCAGAGACATTTGCAAGCAGTGCGGCGCCGATGTCATACGGAGCCCATCTTGTCAAGGTGCAGGTAGATACACAGACCGGTGAGGTGCAGCCTCTTAAGTATGTGTCCGTGCATGATATCGGCAAGGCCATCAATCCCGGCAATCTGGAGGGACAGATGCAGGGCGGAATTCAGATGGGCTTAGGATATGCCCTGACTGAAGAAATCCGAAGGGATCCTAAGACCGGAAAGGTGCAAAATGCCACATATAAGAAATATCAAATATTCCGCGCCGACAAGATGCCGGAAATAAAAGTGGCAATGATCGAGGATAACGAAGAATCCGGTCCATTTGGTGCAAAGAGTATCGGAGAATGTGCGGTCGTACCGTCTCCGGGCGCAGTAGTCAATGCTGTTTCAAATGCGCTTGACTGCGAGTTCATGGACATTCCGCTGACGCCGGAACGGGTTTTGAAAGCGATAAAATAA
- a CDS encoding amidohydrolase, which translates to MELLLKNAIIVTVNKEREIIYDGAMAVDNGRIVAVGHEADVLKEYPTADRVMDLNGKIVFPGFINTHNHLFQTLLKGLGDDMVLSDWLATMTFPAAQYLEPEDCYYDSMLGCMEGIHSGMTTQVDYMYPHAREGLSDGVIKAYKELGIRGIFGRGCMDVGLEFGVCPAITQQPDQVEKDLVRIFDTYHNTENERIKVWVAPAALWSNSEKMLRMLWDVTNSYKSGFTVHVSETPFDRMATNTLHGCEGTDCLEKLGILGENVLMVHCVYLNDKDIRRSKYYDLKVSHNPVSNMYLSSGVAPIPKLLNAGVTCSLGVDGAASNNGQDMIELMKTASLLQKVDTLDPTVITAEKVLEMATIDGARAIGLEDEIGSLEKGKKADFVIFNPYLNPKAIPVHNPVSTLVYSSSMQNIESVAVDGQFIMENGIITKVENEEKVLREAQKTAENLCERGKITNRMDGHKWKSIAF; encoded by the coding sequence ATGGAATTATTATTAAAAAATGCGATTATCGTTACAGTGAACAAAGAAAGAGAAATTATTTATGACGGCGCAATGGCTGTTGACAATGGAAGAATTGTAGCAGTTGGACATGAAGCAGACGTGCTGAAAGAGTATCCGACCGCAGATCGGGTAATGGATCTTAATGGAAAGATCGTATTCCCGGGATTTATCAATACACATAATCATCTGTTCCAGACACTGCTCAAAGGCTTGGGAGACGATATGGTGTTAAGTGACTGGCTGGCAACAATGACTTTCCCCGCTGCACAGTATCTGGAGCCTGAAGACTGCTATTATGACTCTATGCTGGGATGTATGGAAGGAATCCACAGTGGTATGACTACACAGGTTGACTATATGTACCCGCATGCAAGAGAAGGCTTAAGCGACGGCGTGATCAAAGCGTATAAAGAACTCGGTATCCGTGGAATCTTCGGAAGAGGATGTATGGACGTAGGACTTGAATTCGGAGTATGTCCGGCAATCACACAGCAGCCTGACCAGGTAGAGAAGGATCTTGTTCGTATTTTTGATACATATCACAATACAGAGAATGAAAGAATTAAAGTATGGGTAGCTCCGGCTGCACTGTGGTCTAACTCAGAAAAAATGCTCAGAATGCTCTGGGATGTGACGAACAGCTATAAGTCTGGATTTACCGTTCATGTATCCGAGACTCCGTTCGACCGTATGGCAACCAACACACTTCATGGATGTGAAGGTACGGACTGCCTGGAAAAACTGGGAATTCTTGGAGAGAACGTGCTTATGGTTCACTGCGTGTATCTGAATGATAAGGATATCAGACGTTCTAAATATTATGACCTGAAGGTTTCACACAATCCGGTCAGCAACATGTATCTGTCATCAGGCGTGGCACCGATTCCGAAACTCCTCAATGCAGGTGTTACCTGTAGCCTTGGTGTAGACGGTGCGGCAAGCAACAATGGTCAGGATATGATCGAGCTGATGAAGACAGCATCTCTGCTTCAGAAGGTTGACACACTTGACCCGACAGTTATCACAGCAGAGAAGGTTCTGGAGATGGCTACCATCGACGGAGCAAGAGCAATTGGTTTGGAAGACGAGATCGGTTCTCTTGAAAAAGGCAAAAAAGCTGATTTCGTTATTTTCAACCCGTACCTTAACCCGAAGGCTATTCCGGTTCATAACCCGGTATCTACACTGGTATACTCTTCCAGCATGCAGAATATCGAGAGCGTGGCAGTAGACGGACAGTTCATCATGGAAAATGGTATCATCACCAAGGTTGAGAACGAAGAGAAGGTGCTTCGTGAGGCACAGAAGACGGCTGAGAACCTCTGCGAGCGCGGAAAAATTACGAACCGTATGGACGGACATAAGTGGAAGAGCATTGCGTTCTAA
- a CDS encoding (2Fe-2S)-binding protein, translating to MEQYCLRINGKEYVCLAEPNWTLLYVLREVLDLTGTKCGCNTGDCGACRVIVDGEAVNSCVIQVRNAVGKSIETIEGVAKDGKLHPIQQAFIDCGAVQCGFCTPGMIMSAKALLDKNLNPTEEEIREAIAGNLCRCTGYVKIVAAINQAAQMMRAESEE from the coding sequence ATGGAACAATATTGTTTGCGAATAAATGGAAAAGAATATGTTTGCCTGGCAGAGCCTAATTGGACCCTGCTTTATGTGCTTCGGGAGGTATTGGATCTGACAGGAACCAAATGTGGATGTAATACAGGGGATTGTGGAGCCTGTCGTGTGATTGTGGACGGCGAGGCGGTCAATTCCTGTGTGATACAGGTGAGAAATGCGGTCGGAAAATCTATCGAGACGATAGAAGGCGTGGCAAAAGATGGAAAGCTGCATCCGATCCAACAGGCGTTCATCGACTGTGGCGCGGTTCAGTGCGGTTTTTGTACTCCGGGGATGATCATGTCGGCAAAAGCATTGTTAGATAAGAACCTGAATCCGACGGAGGAGGAGATCCGTGAAGCTATCGCAGGCAATCTCTGCCGTTGTACCGGTTATGTTAAGATTGTAGCGGCAATCAACCAGGCGGCACAGATGATGCGTGCAGAGAGTGAGGAGTAA
- a CDS encoding DDE-type integrase/transposase/recombinase — protein sequence MDIIQYLLSVIQYLYQQNCWLIHFICKYIPLKQWAFDDSHSPKYQKFKTDELPKMQIHQNDWDWQLLIPYFDHKYHEKIRPIARRKECDIPEDLICPCCHAPQPFLYRNNGKKGQIKCKVCNTTFSPDENRFSKQYTLRCPHCGNALAHKKERKHFIIHKCVNPKCPYYLHNLKKVDKEHLEKDYGKNEYKLHYIYREFTIDFFKMDLNSLPRNASSLRFSKFDSHVMSLCLTLHVNLSLSLRKTSQALKDLYNIQISHQQIANYCKTAAICIKPFVDNYDYDAGDTFTADETYIKIRGIKTYIWFIMDAAKRSIIGYQVSDNRGVGPCIMAMRMAFRHLKELPKNFRFIADGYSAYPLAAQQFFHEFGDAFKFNITQVIGLTNDDAVSKEFRPFKQMIERLNRTYKASYRKTNGFDNIDGANYDLALWVAYYNFLRPHKHNNYHVLNEVDMLKGTDNMPGKWQLLIFLGQQTILNLQKSGTA from the coding sequence ATGGACATTATACAATACTTACTCTCTGTAATTCAATATCTTTACCAACAAAACTGCTGGCTGATTCACTTTATCTGCAAATATATCCCCCTCAAGCAGTGGGCCTTTGATGATTCTCATTCTCCTAAATACCAGAAGTTCAAAACTGATGAGCTTCCCAAAATGCAGATCCATCAAAATGACTGGGACTGGCAGCTCCTGATTCCCTACTTTGATCACAAGTATCACGAAAAGATCAGACCTATTGCACGCCGCAAGGAATGCGATATCCCTGAGGACCTCATATGTCCCTGCTGTCATGCTCCCCAGCCCTTCCTCTACCGCAACAACGGTAAAAAGGGGCAGATTAAATGTAAGGTCTGCAACACCACTTTTTCTCCTGATGAGAACCGTTTCTCTAAACAATACACCCTTCGCTGCCCTCACTGCGGCAACGCTCTGGCACATAAGAAAGAACGCAAGCACTTTATCATCCATAAATGCGTCAACCCGAAATGCCCTTACTATCTTCATAACCTGAAGAAAGTCGATAAAGAACATCTCGAAAAAGATTATGGCAAGAACGAATACAAGCTCCATTATATCTACCGTGAATTCACGATAGATTTCTTTAAGATGGACTTAAACTCTCTCCCCAGGAATGCTTCCTCCCTCAGGTTCAGCAAGTTCGACTCCCATGTCATGTCCCTGTGTCTGACACTTCACGTGAACCTCAGCCTTTCCCTCAGAAAGACCTCGCAGGCTCTCAAAGACCTGTATAACATCCAGATCTCCCACCAGCAGATCGCCAACTACTGCAAGACAGCCGCCATCTGTATCAAACCTTTTGTAGACAACTACGATTATGATGCCGGTGATACCTTTACCGCTGATGAGACCTACATCAAAATCCGCGGGATCAAGACCTATATCTGGTTCATCATGGACGCCGCCAAACGTTCCATTATCGGTTACCAGGTGTCTGATAACCGTGGTGTCGGCCCCTGCATCATGGCGATGCGCATGGCCTTCCGCCACTTGAAAGAACTTCCCAAAAACTTCCGTTTTATTGCTGATGGTTACAGTGCCTATCCCTTAGCGGCACAGCAGTTCTTCCATGAATTCGGTGATGCTTTTAAATTCAACATCACTCAGGTGATTGGACTTACCAACGACGATGCTGTTTCCAAAGAGTTCCGGCCATTCAAACAGATGATCGAGCGGCTCAACCGCACATACAAAGCATCCTACCGGAAAACAAACGGATTTGACAACATCGACGGTGCCAACTATGACCTGGCTTTATGGGTTGCTTATTATAACTTTCTCCGTCCTCACAAGCACAACAACTATCATGTACTTAACGAAGTGGATATGCTGAAAGGCACGGACAATATGCCGGGAAAATGGCAGCTCCTGATCTTCCTCGGTCAGCAGACAATCCTGAATCTACAAAAATCGGGAACTGCATAA
- a CDS encoding molybdopterin cofactor-binding domain-containing protein — translation MNEKFRVLGKDKPNRDAALKATGSKRYVADMEFPGMLYAKVLFSPVAHAKIKSIDTSEAEALPGVRAVACYKNVPQVRYNSAVRFIEHQIPNTERIFDDTVRFVGDRVAAVAADSLKIAEKAVKLIHVEYEELPILLDVEEAAKPDAYPIHEGGNVVGENIVNAGDIEKGFAESDYIFEDRYETQPIHPGAIETHVAVADWNYENKLTIYSPCQNTFGFRVILSRIFGLPYNKIRLVSPAIGGGFGGKLEMVLEPIVAVLSKMTRRPVRLEYNRKETMLGTRVRHASVAYVKTGVMKDGTIRAMDIRMFTNTGAYASSALNVSGAMSHKVFKAYKIDNMRFENHPVYTNTPIAGAMRGYGSPQAFFGMERQINKIAKTLGIDPVEMQRRNLVDPDSLDPCFHTPHGNPRVKDCLERAVGLIHYEDALKEQEATKNDDIRIGVGVAAGVHGNNCFGAHRDTTTSMIKMNEDGSCILFTGSHDMGNDNVGLQTEIVSEVLGISLDRIDVVQADTDGCLWHLGDYASRGTFVAGEAVRKTAESMKKELLKQAAEVLEVPAEEIDLYDDTAWWIKDENKHVSLAEVMLHCQRDNIKELCVSETHVANCSPTSYGVHIAKVQVDTKSGEVKLLEYAAVQDAGRILNPLTITGQLAGGVHMGLGYALSEGMEYDEKGRPLTTNLKKYHILRADEMPKLYLDFAKEGAGEAGGPYGAKSLGESPVVPVAPAVLNAISNAIRREINTLPAKPEKIRKAMEGPEETY, via the coding sequence ATGAACGAGAAATTTCGTGTATTAGGAAAAGACAAACCAAATCGTGATGCAGCACTTAAAGCGACAGGCAGTAAGAGATATGTGGCAGATATGGAATTTCCGGGCATGCTCTATGCGAAGGTATTATTTAGCCCGGTAGCACATGCGAAGATCAAGAGCATCGACACAAGCGAGGCGGAGGCTCTTCCGGGAGTGCGTGCGGTTGCATGTTACAAAAATGTGCCGCAGGTAAGATATAACAGTGCAGTACGTTTTATAGAACATCAGATTCCGAATACGGAGAGAATTTTTGACGATACGGTACGCTTTGTGGGAGATCGCGTGGCAGCAGTAGCGGCAGACAGCCTTAAGATCGCTGAAAAAGCGGTAAAGCTGATCCATGTAGAGTATGAAGAGCTTCCTATTTTGCTGGATGTGGAAGAGGCTGCAAAGCCGGACGCATACCCGATTCATGAAGGCGGCAATGTAGTAGGAGAGAACATTGTAAATGCCGGGGATATCGAAAAAGGCTTTGCAGAGTCAGACTACATATTTGAGGACCGCTATGAGACACAGCCGATTCATCCCGGCGCGATCGAGACCCATGTGGCAGTGGCGGATTGGAACTATGAGAATAAGCTCACGATCTACAGCCCATGTCAGAACACCTTTGGATTCCGTGTCATCTTAAGCAGGATATTCGGACTTCCTTACAACAAGATCCGTCTTGTTTCTCCGGCAATCGGAGGAGGCTTCGGCGGAAAACTTGAGATGGTGCTGGAGCCGATCGTGGCAGTTCTGTCGAAGATGACGAGGCGTCCGGTCCGGCTGGAGTATAACCGTAAGGAGACCATGCTTGGCACGAGAGTGCGGCATGCGTCCGTGGCTTACGTAAAGACCGGTGTTATGAAGGATGGAACTATTCGCGCAATGGATATCCGGATGTTCACCAACACAGGAGCCTATGCGTCCAGCGCCCTGAACGTAAGCGGCGCGATGTCCCATAAGGTATTCAAGGCATACAAGATTGACAATATGAGATTCGAGAACCATCCGGTCTACACGAACACGCCGATTGCGGGCGCTATGAGGGGATATGGCTCACCTCAGGCATTTTTCGGAATGGAGCGTCAGATCAATAAGATCGCGAAGACGCTGGGAATTGATCCGGTCGAAATGCAGAGACGTAATCTGGTAGATCCGGACAGTCTGGATCCCTGCTTCCACACACCTCATGGTAATCCGAGAGTAAAGGACTGCCTGGAGAGAGCGGTAGGGCTTATCCATTACGAGGATGCCCTGAAAGAGCAGGAGGCTACGAAAAATGATGATATCCGGATCGGCGTTGGAGTGGCGGCCGGAGTTCATGGAAATAACTGTTTTGGAGCTCACAGAGACACGACGACTTCCATGATCAAGATGAACGAGGATGGAAGCTGTATTCTCTTTACCGGTTCCCATGATATGGGAAATGATAACGTGGGCCTTCAGACGGAGATCGTCTCAGAGGTGTTGGGGATCAGTCTGGACCGAATCGATGTGGTTCAGGCAGATACAGACGGTTGTCTGTGGCATCTGGGCGATTATGCGAGCCGAGGCACATTCGTGGCAGGAGAAGCTGTCAGAAAGACAGCAGAGTCCATGAAAAAAGAGCTTCTAAAGCAGGCGGCAGAGGTCCTCGAGGTGCCGGCAGAGGAGATCGATCTGTATGACGACACGGCGTGGTGGATTAAGGATGAGAATAAACACGTTTCACTGGCAGAGGTCATGCTCCACTGTCAGCGTGATAACATCAAAGAGCTTTGTGTCAGCGAGACGCATGTGGCGAATTGCAGCCCCACCTCCTATGGCGTACATATAGCGAAGGTGCAGGTCGACACAAAGAGTGGAGAAGTAAAGCTTTTGGAGTATGCCGCGGTGCAGGACGCAGGACGTATTCTGAACCCACTTACGATAACAGGCCAGTTGGCAGGCGGAGTTCATATGGGACTTGGCTATGCACTGTCAGAAGGCATGGAATACGATGAAAAGGGAAGGCCGCTTACGACCAACCTGAAAAAATATCATATTTTGCGGGCGGATGAGATGCCCAAATTATATTTGGATTTTGCAAAAGAGGGGGCCGGTGAAGCCGGCGGACCTTATGGGGCAAAGAGCCTGGGCGAGAGCCCGGTCGTACCTGTGGCCCCGGCAGTGCTGAATGCCATCAGCAATGCAATACGCAGGGAAATCAATACTCTTCCTGCAAAACCGGAGAAGATCCGGAAAGCAATGGAGGGACCAGAAGAAACATATTAG